A genome region from Trichocoleus sp. includes the following:
- a CDS encoding DEAD/DEAH box helicase, whose translation MAILHGSWIIPPQGHSAQSEQELQDANSTFQDGYFFIWGEVWRRVEPIEVEQRGEDATREAAENTAGVKSCLQLSPFAMSLEELRDFLRSRIRLGQMNWAVAEFPLEEPAVAGQSRSRKRQTALPEIKVPGCWQSVLLALPTHQIPAAPEQIAIVPQHSGSAGLPSLSQESGEVSSEASLTLWAWQVEGIRLTLLEAIQLLQSLPLSSVQADELSWIGADLRFWSHIARWHLDLLARAKFLPILEPQENAAIVRWQVLIDSSLDQARLEQFARQMPPVCRTYVSRQENAGAEDAEQARLSEPDQFPVSRFPFPHSLLLSFLNQATDIQVRSIAASQPLPTAPLIKDVPLREWLQALGAVAKVQADPVRLDRLQALLKNWTAPLQPYLSQQLAAFRTCFYLHPPPTGQSDWTLEYFLQATNDSEFLVSARTVWNNPVARLEYMGRTIEAPQETLLAGLGLASRLYPIIEPSLQAQKPQFSKLNPLQVYEFLKSTAWRLQDSGFGVVLPPSLSQQEGWANRLGLRIQAETPSLKANQRLGLQSLLNFKWELTIGGQRLSKVEFDRLVALNTPLVEINGEWVELRPQDIKAAQTFFASRKDQMALSLEDALRISTGDTQVIEKLPVLGFEASGALQNLINALTQGNQNVESIAIPEQFRGELRPYQVRGASWLAFLERWGLGACLADDMGLGKTIQFIALMLYLKEQEVLEKPTLLICPTSVLGNWEREVKRFGPTLKILVHHGDKRSQGKAFAKAVKDKHLLITSYPLVHRDLKDLQAVSWQGIVLDEAQNVKNSDSKQSQAVRQLDAQFRIALTGTPVENRLAELWSIMDFLNPGYLGPKNFFQRRFAIPIERYGDTASLKTLRSLVQPFILRRLKTDRSIIQDLPEKQEMTVFCGLTEEQANLYQKLVEQSLVDIESAEGIQRKGKILALITHLKQVCNHPVLYKSKAADSPFAITDGSLPNHSGKVQRLEAMLEEVLAEGDRCLIFTQFAEWGKLLQAYLAQRFSREVLFLYGSTSKKHREEMVDRFQNDPQAPRIFLLSLKAGGVGLNLTRANHVFHFDRWWNPAVENQATDRVFRIGQTRNVQVHKFVCTGTLEERIHELIESKKTLSEQVVGAGENWLTELDTDALRNLLLLDRSAVIEDEE comes from the coding sequence ATGGCAATTTTACATGGAAGCTGGATCATTCCGCCTCAAGGGCATTCAGCCCAGTCTGAGCAGGAGTTGCAAGATGCAAACTCGACGTTTCAAGACGGCTATTTCTTCATCTGGGGAGAAGTTTGGCGGCGGGTTGAGCCGATCGAAGTTGAGCAGCGCGGAGAGGATGCAACACGGGAAGCAGCAGAAAATACTGCTGGAGTGAAATCATGCTTACAGCTAAGCCCCTTTGCAATGAGCCTGGAGGAGTTGCGAGATTTCCTTCGCTCGCGGATTCGCCTGGGGCAGATGAATTGGGCGGTGGCAGAGTTTCCCCTGGAAGAACCTGCTGTAGCAGGACAGTCTCGGTCTCGAAAGCGGCAAACTGCTCTGCCTGAAATAAAGGTTCCTGGCTGCTGGCAATCGGTTTTGCTGGCGCTGCCGACCCACCAAATCCCAGCGGCTCCGGAGCAGATAGCGATCGTTCCACAGCATTCTGGTTCTGCTGGTTTGCCTTCGCTCAGTCAAGAATCCGGCGAGGTGTCATCAGAGGCTTCACTAACGCTCTGGGCTTGGCAAGTGGAGGGAATTCGGCTGACGCTTCTAGAAGCCATTCAACTGCTGCAATCACTGCCGCTTAGCTCAGTGCAGGCAGATGAGCTTTCCTGGATTGGGGCTGATTTGCGCTTCTGGTCTCATATTGCTCGCTGGCATTTAGATCTGCTGGCACGCGCCAAGTTTCTGCCCATTCTGGAACCGCAGGAGAATGCAGCGATCGTTCGCTGGCAGGTTTTGATCGACAGTTCTTTGGATCAGGCAAGGCTAGAGCAATTTGCTCGTCAGATGCCTCCGGTTTGTCGCACGTATGTTTCAAGGCAGGAGAACGCAGGTGCAGAAGACGCAGAGCAGGCAAGACTCTCAGAACCCGATCAATTCCCTGTTTCTCGTTTCCCATTCCCTCATAGCCTGCTGTTGAGCTTTCTGAATCAGGCAACGGATATTCAAGTTCGATCGATCGCTGCTTCGCAACCTTTACCAACGGCTCCGCTGATCAAGGATGTACCGTTGCGCGAGTGGCTTCAAGCGTTAGGCGCAGTTGCGAAAGTTCAGGCTGATCCAGTGCGGCTCGATCGACTTCAGGCATTGCTCAAAAACTGGACGGCTCCGCTTCAGCCCTATTTAAGCCAGCAGCTTGCAGCCTTTCGGACTTGCTTCTATCTTCATCCACCCCCAACTGGACAGAGTGACTGGACTCTAGAGTATTTCTTGCAGGCAACCAATGATTCTGAGTTTTTGGTTAGTGCGCGAACGGTCTGGAATAATCCGGTGGCGCGGCTGGAATATATGGGACGAACGATCGAAGCACCGCAAGAAACGCTGTTGGCAGGGTTGGGGTTAGCCTCACGGCTTTATCCAATTATTGAGCCAAGTTTGCAGGCGCAAAAGCCTCAGTTTTCTAAGCTCAATCCGCTTCAGGTCTATGAGTTTCTCAAGTCCACGGCATGGCGATTGCAGGATAGTGGGTTTGGTGTAGTGCTGCCGCCGAGCCTATCGCAGCAGGAGGGATGGGCAAATCGGTTGGGGCTGCGGATTCAGGCAGAAACGCCTTCACTAAAGGCAAACCAGCGGCTAGGGCTGCAAAGTCTGCTGAATTTTAAGTGGGAACTGACGATCGGCGGACAGCGGCTTTCCAAGGTAGAGTTTGATCGCTTAGTTGCCCTGAATACGCCACTCGTGGAAATCAATGGTGAGTGGGTAGAACTGCGACCGCAAGATATTAAAGCAGCTCAGACCTTTTTTGCCAGCCGCAAGGATCAAATGGCGCTGTCGCTGGAGGATGCGCTTCGCATCAGTACCGGAGATACGCAGGTGATCGAAAAACTGCCGGTACTGGGATTTGAGGCATCTGGGGCACTGCAAAACCTGATCAATGCGCTGACTCAGGGCAACCAAAATGTGGAATCGATCGCCATTCCAGAACAGTTTCGCGGCGAGTTGCGCCCTTATCAGGTGCGGGGGGCTTCCTGGCTGGCATTTTTGGAGCGGTGGGGACTGGGAGCCTGCCTTGCCGATGATATGGGCTTGGGCAAAACAATCCAGTTCATTGCGCTGATGCTTTATCTGAAAGAACAGGAGGTGCTAGAAAAACCGACTTTGTTGATCTGTCCTACTTCGGTGTTGGGGAACTGGGAACGAGAGGTCAAACGGTTTGGACCAACGCTGAAAATTTTGGTGCATCACGGTGACAAGCGATCGCAGGGCAAAGCCTTTGCCAAAGCCGTCAAAGACAAACATTTGCTGATTACAAGCTATCCGCTGGTTCATCGAGATTTGAAGGACTTGCAGGCAGTCTCCTGGCAGGGAATTGTCTTGGACGAAGCACAAAACGTGAAAAACTCAGACTCAAAACAGTCGCAAGCGGTGCGCCAGCTTGATGCCCAATTCCGGATTGCCCTGACTGGAACCCCAGTGGAAAACCGCCTGGCAGAACTCTGGTCAATCATGGATTTTCTCAACCCAGGCTATTTAGGACCGAAAAATTTCTTTCAGCGTCGCTTTGCCATCCCGATCGAACGCTACGGCGATACTGCTTCACTCAAAACCCTGCGTTCGCTTGTCCAGCCCTTTATTTTGCGCCGCCTCAAAACCGATCGCTCCATCATTCAAGACTTGCCTGAAAAACAGGAAATGACCGTTTTCTGTGGCTTAACCGAGGAGCAAGCCAACCTCTATCAAAAATTAGTCGAACAGTCTTTAGTCGATATTGAATCTGCAGAAGGCATTCAGCGTAAAGGCAAAATTCTTGCCCTGATTACCCATCTCAAGCAGGTTTGCAACCATCCCGTTCTTTACAAAAGCAAGGCGGCAGACTCTCCATTCGCCATTACCGATGGTTCTCTGCCCAACCATTCTGGCAAAGTGCAACGATTGGAAGCCATGCTCGAAGAAGTGTTAGCCGAGGGCGATCGCTGCCTCATCTTCACCCAGTTTGCCGAGTGGGGTAAGCTGCTGCAAGCCTATCTAGCCCAGCGATTTAGCCGGGAAGTGTTGTTTCTTTACGGCAGCACCTCCAAGAAGCATCGCGAAGAAATGGTCGATCGCTTCCAGAATGACCCACAGGCTCCGCGCATTTTTCTTTTGTCGCTCAAGGCAGGCGGCGTTGGCTTAAATTTGACTCGCGCCAATCATGTCTTTCATTTCGATCGCTGGTGGAATCCGGCAGTCGAAAATCAGGCGACCGATCGTGTCTTTCGGATTGGACAAACTCGCAATGTGCAGGTGCATAAGTTTGTCTGCACAGGCACCCTAGAAGAGCGAATTCATGAACTGATTGAAAGCAAAAAAACGCTTTCGGAACAGGTCGTAGGCGCAGGTGAAAATTGGCTGACTGAACTCGACACAGACGCTCTGAGAAACTTACTGCTGCTCGATCGATCGGCGGTGATTGAAGATGAGGAATGA
- a CDS encoding proton extrusion protein PcxA: MKNSALASLKGYFRNANRWWLKTPERALNEAYEAALAIKSLEDAHFDGNRIAANTGNYSRSAETYFQSELKKYLDIIKIRLAEFKTSSSIIRLSNQSITEVQLEDNNNDLRSISVIDRPGLILKKLRFIDDVLARYETRETNPGSVLVVSEPKQISPTNPQAVVVEPSDNSRRKNKTQGRADMKSLTDKTGVLPRSILETVDRIKRDLDPEAEQEIVQEFRSSRSRTNVALRFVLLLVIIPLLTQQVTKNFVVGPIVDHYRINKEQVAIFLNTEMEEEALTELQRYQERLRFETLIGQAEPRSEEEILDLVREKADEIKQEYINEGSDAIKNIFADLAGFAAFAIVLFTSRREVQVLKTFMDQLVYGLSDSAKAFIIILFTDIFVGFHSPHGWEVILEGVSKHFGLPANRDFIFLFIATFPVILDTIFKYWIFRYLNRVSPSAVATYRNMNE, translated from the coding sequence ATGAAAAACTCGGCTTTGGCTTCTCTAAAAGGGTATTTCCGCAATGCCAATCGCTGGTGGCTCAAAACTCCGGAACGTGCCCTCAATGAAGCTTACGAAGCAGCTTTGGCAATCAAGAGCCTGGAAGATGCTCATTTTGACGGCAATCGAATTGCAGCGAATACAGGAAACTACAGCAGAAGTGCTGAAACTTACTTTCAGTCAGAGCTTAAAAAATATTTGGACATTATTAAAATTCGTCTAGCAGAATTCAAGACGAGCAGTTCAATTATTCGTCTTTCCAATCAATCCATTACTGAAGTTCAACTTGAGGACAACAACAATGATCTACGATCGATTAGCGTTATCGATCGTCCTGGTTTAATCCTGAAGAAACTGCGCTTCATTGATGACGTATTGGCAAGATATGAGACAAGAGAGACCAATCCAGGTTCAGTTCTGGTTGTCTCAGAGCCAAAGCAAATTAGCCCAACGAACCCGCAGGCAGTTGTTGTCGAACCGAGTGATAATTCCCGACGCAAAAACAAAACTCAAGGTCGGGCAGACATGAAATCACTGACAGACAAAACAGGCGTGCTGCCGCGATCGATCCTGGAAACGGTCGATCGAATTAAGCGAGACCTTGATCCTGAAGCGGAACAAGAGATAGTTCAAGAGTTTCGCAGTTCTCGTTCTAGAACAAATGTTGCTTTGCGGTTCGTCTTGCTGCTCGTTATCATTCCGCTCCTGACTCAACAAGTTACTAAGAATTTTGTGGTTGGTCCAATTGTTGACCATTACCGAATCAATAAAGAGCAGGTTGCCATCTTCCTCAATACTGAAATGGAAGAAGAAGCGCTGACTGAGCTACAGCGATATCAAGAGCGACTGAGGTTTGAAACGCTGATTGGTCAGGCAGAACCCAGAAGCGAAGAAGAAATTTTGGATCTGGTGCGGGAAAAAGCAGATGAAATTAAGCAGGAATATATTAATGAAGGCTCGGACGCCATTAAAAATATTTTTGCTGACTTAGCAGGGTTTGCGGCATTTGCGATCGTGCTTTTTACCAGCAGACGCGAAGTTCAAGTGCTGAAAACCTTTATGGATCAGCTTGTCTATGGACTTAGCGACAGTGCTAAAGCCTTTATCATTATTTTGTTTACAGATATCTTCGTTGGCTTTCACTCACCTCATGGATGGGAAGTCATTTTAGAGGGTGTTTCAAAGCATTTTGGTTTACCTGCCAACAGAGATTTTATCTTTCTATTTATTGCGACCTTTCCAGTCATCCTTGATACGATTTTCAAGTACTGGATTTTCCGCTACTTAAATCGTGTCTCGCCTTCTGCGGTTGCCACCTATCGCAATATGAATGAGTAG
- a CDS encoding polyribonucleotide nucleotidyltransferase: MLQEVDKSISFDGRDIRLKVGLLAPQAGGSVLIQSEETAVFVTATRAAAREGIDFLPLTVDYEERLYAAGRIPGGFLRREGRPPERATLISRLIDRPIRPLFPSWLRDDIQIVATTMSLDERVPPDILAVTGASIATLLAGIPFNGPMAAVRVGLVGDDFIINPTYQEIEKGDLDLVVAGSPDGVIMVEAGANQLPEQDVIEAIDFGYEVIRDLIQAQRDLLEELGIEIVREAPPVVDSTLENFITERAKGSVKQILTKFDLTKPERDAELDAVKETIVAAIEELPEEDPVKTAAGANPKALGNTYKDITKKLMRRQIVEDNVRVDGRKLDEVRPISCRTGLLPSRVHGSGLFQRGLTQVLSVVTLGTPGEAQELDDLHPDEQKRYMHHYNFPPYSVGETKPMRSPGRREIGHGALAERALIPVIPPREKFPYVVRVVSEVLSSNGSTSMGSVCGSTLALMDAGVPIIKPVSGAAMGLIKEGDEVRILTDIQGIEDFLGDMDFKVAGTEDGITALQMDMKITGLSLDVVAQAINQARSARIHILEKMLSAIDKPRGELSPYAPRLLTIKIDPELIGMIIGPGGKTIKGITEQTGAKIDIEDDGTVTISAVDRDKAKQARAIIEGMTKKLSTGDVFVGKVTRIIPIGAFVEFLPGKEGMIHISQLADYRVGKVEDEVSVGDEVIIKVREIDNRGRVNLTRLGIHPDEAAAAREAATK; this comes from the coding sequence ATGTTGCAAGAAGTAGATAAGTCAATATCCTTTGATGGTAGGGATATTCGGCTCAAAGTGGGTTTGCTTGCCCCCCAAGCAGGCGGTTCAGTATTAATTCAATCTGAAGAAACAGCCGTTTTTGTCACAGCAACGCGGGCTGCGGCAAGGGAAGGAATTGATTTTCTACCCCTCACAGTAGATTACGAAGAGCGACTTTATGCCGCCGGACGGATTCCTGGCGGTTTTTTGCGCCGTGAAGGTCGTCCTCCAGAACGAGCGACGCTGATCAGTCGTTTAATCGATCGCCCAATTCGCCCTCTATTTCCCAGTTGGCTGCGCGACGATATTCAAATTGTGGCAACGACCATGTCACTTGATGAGCGGGTGCCGCCCGACATTTTGGCAGTGACCGGAGCCTCGATCGCTACACTTCTGGCAGGGATTCCCTTTAATGGTCCGATGGCAGCCGTGCGCGTCGGCTTAGTCGGTGATGACTTTATCATTAATCCCACCTATCAAGAAATTGAAAAAGGCGATTTAGATCTCGTCGTTGCTGGATCACCCGACGGTGTGATCATGGTGGAAGCTGGGGCGAATCAGTTGCCTGAGCAAGATGTGATCGAGGCGATCGACTTTGGTTATGAAGTGATCCGCGATCTGATCCAGGCACAGCGCGACCTGCTAGAAGAACTGGGCATCGAAATCGTGCGGGAAGCACCGCCCGTCGTAGACTCGACGCTGGAAAACTTTATCACCGAACGAGCCAAAGGCTCTGTTAAGCAAATCCTGACCAAGTTTGATCTGACAAAACCAGAGCGGGATGCAGAGCTGGACGCCGTTAAAGAAACGATCGTTGCGGCAATCGAAGAACTGCCTGAAGAAGATCCAGTCAAGACTGCGGCAGGTGCTAACCCCAAGGCGTTGGGCAATACCTACAAGGACATCACCAAAAAGCTGATGCGCCGCCAGATTGTAGAAGATAATGTGCGTGTCGATGGTCGCAAGCTCGATGAAGTGCGTCCCATTAGCTGCCGAACTGGGCTACTTCCTTCGCGAGTGCATGGGAGTGGGCTATTTCAACGGGGTTTAACGCAAGTCTTGTCTGTGGTGACGCTGGGTACACCGGGAGAAGCGCAGGAACTCGATGATCTGCACCCGGATGAACAAAAGCGGTATATGCACCACTACAACTTTCCCCCCTACTCGGTCGGTGAAACAAAGCCGATGCGATCGCCGGGGCGACGGGAGATTGGGCATGGTGCTCTGGCAGAACGCGCTTTGATTCCAGTGATTCCACCCAGGGAGAAGTTTCCTTATGTGGTGCGGGTGGTTTCTGAGGTGTTGTCCTCTAATGGTTCGACTTCAATGGGGTCGGTTTGTGGCTCCACGCTGGCGCTGATGGATGCAGGTGTGCCCATTATCAAGCCTGTTAGTGGGGCAGCAATGGGGCTGATCAAAGAAGGAGACGAGGTTCGTATCCTTACAGACATCCAGGGCATTGAAGACTTTTTGGGCGATATGGACTTCAAGGTTGCCGGAACAGAAGACGGCATTACTGCGCTCCAGATGGACATGAAGATCACGGGCTTGTCGCTCGATGTCGTGGCACAAGCGATTAACCAGGCACGTTCTGCCAGAATTCACATTCTGGAAAAAATGCTGTCTGCGATCGACAAGCCGCGTGGAGAGCTTTCCCCTTATGCGCCGCGTCTGCTGACCATTAAGATCGATCCAGAATTGATCGGCATGATCATTGGTCCCGGTGGTAAAACGATCAAGGGCATTACCGAGCAAACCGGAGCCAAGATCGACATCGAGGATGATGGAACGGTCACAATCTCGGCAGTCGATCGCGATAAAGCCAAGCAGGCTCGCGCCATTATTGAAGGCATGACCAAGAAGCTCAGTACCGGAGATGTCTTTGTCGGTAAAGTGACAAGGATTATCCCGATCGGGGCGTTTGTGGAGTTCCTGCCTGGCAAGGAAGGGATGATCCACATCTCACAACTGGCAGACTATCGCGTTGGCAAGGTCGAGGACGAAGTGTCTGTTGGCGATGAAGTGATCATCAAAGTACGCGAGATCGACAATCGTGGACGGGTCAACCTGACTCGGTTAGGGATTCATCCTGATGAGGCGGCGGCGGCAAGAGAAGCAGCAACAAAATAG